TCCGACTCGGACCCGCGGGCCTTCAACTTCGACGGCGAGTTCAACATCGCCAACCGCGGAATCATCGAATTCGTCGAAGTGCTCAAGCTCGACGTCGCCTTCCTCTACGACCTGCTCGGCGCGTCCCAGGAGCACCGGATCAAGCCGAAGAAGTTTCCGCAGACCGATATCGACGAGGTGATCATCGGGCACACCAACGAGCCCGAATACAAGAAGCTGCAGAACAACGAGTTCATGGAGGCGCTGCGGGACC
This portion of the Deltaproteobacteria bacterium genome encodes:
- a CDS encoding serine protein kinase yields the protein SDSDPRAFNFDGEFNIANRGIIEFVEVLKLDVAFLYDLLGASQEHRIKPKKFPQTDIDEVIIGHTNEPEYKKLQNNEFMEALRD